Part of the Drosophila santomea strain STO CAGO 1482 chromosome 2L, Prin_Dsan_1.1, whole genome shotgun sequence genome is shown below.
ACACAATTATAAAGAGAAATTAGCAAAAtgaacaaaatttttaaacaaataaaacttacaaaacaaagcaaaaaaaaaaaacaaacaaacaaacgaaaaaccaaacaaaaacaaataaaaatacaaaacttgAAATTGATCAAATAAAAACGTAAACCTGTGTTTTCATTGCCCCAGTCCATCTATGTACTATGTATCTGAAATATCCCGGAAGTTGGTCTTAATTGATGCCCCTTTGCTTGCACAAaaatatcactcatacgccagCGTGGCCAATCTGAAGACGTCGCTGGCATTGGGGCAATTAAAGTAATGAAATTCACAAAAATTCCGTACAATTCGGATGCACACTGGATATATCCGACTAGGAGGAGCGATTGACCCCGTTTTTTAGTGTGTGAATTCCCATAGATGGGAATCAATGGCGAAAATGGCCTAATCTTCGCCTTTTGCCGCTGGGATAGTTCACTCTGGAGGCCAAATGCAATGTCTGCAACACTTTGGCGATCGGCTAATTACTTAAGTGAATAAACGTCTGCGAAAGCGAATTGTGGGGGAGACGCGTTCCAGACAAAGGAGACCCCATCAAGGCAGCTGGCGTGGGCGTGTGTCAAATGTCAACTGCAGTCAAACGTTTGACAGGCGAGAGTGGAGAGAAGATCACAGCGCTGCTCGGCAGCATAGAAATGCTGATCGGCTGGGTAGGTCGGCTTTTTAGTGTgctacacagaaagaaaatggGTACAACATTCAGATCAGCATATACTTTTCTATGCTGATAACGAGAGTATGTCTCACATGAGACTGAATAATCTCTGGTACTCACAGCTTTCTGTTTAGTACATTATTTTGGCACTCAATCAAACCAGCCACCACATTCTTTCTGTGCAGCATATATCAGCACAAAAAGCTCGGCCTTTACTGTCACTCGTTCTGCAGTCTGATCTCGATTCGGACTCGGCATTCAGTAGCGCTTCTCCAGCCGCTCAGTTCAGTACGCGACCCTCGAAATCGAGCCACAACATAGCTGCCACCGCACCACCATATACTATGTCATACAAAACCTGAACTAAAAACGGAACTGCGCACAAAGATATAGTAAACAACGGATTGGGTTTCGCGCGCCTTGGAAAAATTCCGTATTCCGCGTGAGAGGCTGCGCTTCGTTTAGGCCCCCAATTGACCTGATTTcgtggctggattttaatttgattttctgcATTCTGGCAACGCGGAAACATTATGCAAGACACCGCGCGTGTGTGACTGACCGAGTGAAACAAGTGCAGCCAGTGAGAATCGCCAAGAATACATAAATCATACATCAAAATGCCAGCGAAACGCAGCAGAACATTCCGGCAATCCGGATCCGCGCTGCTTTCTCTGCTGGCGATCATCTTCTTAATGAACATATCCTGCACGAGTGGAGCCCGCGATCACAGGCGACCCACCAACCTGGAGGCCAAAGTGGGCTCCCACGTGGTCTTCAACTGCAACATCGACTTTCCCTTCGATGCCCCCATTCCCTACCTGGTGCACTGGAGCAAGGACGTAAGTTTGGTCCTTGGTGTCGTTTAAGGATATAAAGTGATTATTTTGTGGCTATCAGAAAGAGCGCATAGCATGccaatattattatttaatattacttacgccacaaaaaaagatgcgagaaatgtaaataaagactagtgtttttcttcttttttttttatctgtgCTGCCCACTCAGTTATTTATGGCTCACGCCGACGCGCACGCAGTTCTTAAATGAAATTGTcgaaattattaatttatcaGACACGTAGGTGGCTCgtaccccgcaccccgcaccccgaTCCCCGGACTCTGAACACCCGGAATACGAACCACGGACGGACTGACtgcctgactgactgactgactgactgaccaGGGCCCGTCCGGAATGCTTGGTTAGCCTTAATTGCGTCTGCTGGAcgttgctgctggtggagcgCAGCATGGAACGCGGCTCCCACATTCATTAAAAGGGCCAGACTTTACGACCCCACTGCGAGAATCCCAGTGGGCGAATCTTATAAAAAGTGTGCGAATTTAAATAAGGAATTGaaggaaaatataataaatccCTATATCCTTGCATTTGTATCCgtttaatttaacaaaatattttatacagttttttgtgcgatttaaatttcaattcaaCGAAATTCTTTATAATTCCCCGGGGTTCCAAAAAtgcagtttttctttttatttggttttaaagCATTGATGAGTCGACGGCTTTATAAGACCACTTAATATTaaacttttttcattttaccataaatgaaataatacTTTAAGTAGGCTATTCctaattatttgaaataatattattCGGGTTTGATGggtaatttataaatagttgTTTATGTTAGAGCTTTTCATTGCCTCTGTTGTTGCAATGTACTATAGTGCATTATTTTTGACCAGTGCATCGCATCGCAGAAAATGCAATCGTCGTGCCAGTGGGGTGGCTCCCCATCCACCATTCCCGCGGAGCACGGGGTGACCAAGGTGGCTGTGTTGGTGACTGGGGGGGcttgggagctgggagctggaaGCTGGTGGTGGGTCCCGCCCTTGGCTACTAATTAAAGCGCAACCACATGCCGTCGATCGGGTTGCATCCTGGTCGAATCCCTGCCCTTGCCCGCCTGCAGTCGtgttgcatttaaattaaatttgaggCATCGAGAACTGATTTTCAGTATCGTCAAACACTTTAAATTACCAGCACAGATGGCATagaggcaaaaaaaaaaaaaaagcgtaGAGTGTAGAGTGTCAATGTGAAGTGTGACATCAAAGACGGCGGGGCAAGTGGACCAgttgaaatcaatttcaattggaTTCAATCGAATTGAATGGCTGGCATTTTGTTGACAACTGTGAGTaatgcaatttaattcaattgcaAATTCATCGCATTCCCCCCCCGCTTTCCCCGCAGACAATCAGTGCGAGTTTCAGATACAAATATGTTCCGCGCGCGCGTTAGTATTTAAATCGAGTGAATTGCCATTCATCGCACACGCCCGTCATCAGTGGCCATCAACTGTCCACATCTGACCCCCTTAACCCTTGATGCCCCATGCTGGTACCGCTTATGCTTTTGCCTACTTAGCTGACTAACTTAATTTGCTCTTTTTCTAATATTGTTCCGCTTTCCTCGGTGGTCACTCCCCGTTTTTCCATTGTGCTCCTCTGCTTTTTGTCCACTCGGTCAGCGGGTCATGATGTCATTTTGATAGATACACTACTTTAATTGTGCTGGAAAATGGGCTTTGGCATGGGTTTTTCGCTCCACTATGGAATGGCGggtaattaaacaaatattcgCGGTACGCGGTATTAGAGTCCGCGCTAATATGCATAATCTGTCTGATTTATGGCAAGTTAGTACTACCGAGTATACTATGCATAGtggtatagtatagtatatttATTCCATATTCTATATTGCCGAGCGACTTTCACGGCCACTGCGAGGCTGGGTTGCATATTTTCGCGCCACAACGACGGCAAAATCACCGGATAAATCAAGTTACGTTTGTAATTGGTTAGATAATGCTGATAAATGTGTGTGCGGCGGCAGACGACACTTGGCACACAGTTGGGTGTACTGCACATAATCAtagtcatcatcatcatcatcatgagATTGCAAATCACAGGACGGACTGGGCGGATCTTGAGTGCATCATAATCTAGTCAAGGCGGCTGTCTACCTACGAGTACGACAAGTACGAGTGATGCCATGTGGGTGACATTGATGCCGCACGgtgcatcatcatcatctatctatctatcccGATCTCAATTAAAGCACAAACCTAATGTCAATAGATCAACTGACACCCGCACTGCATCCGATGCTGGAGCGGCACACAATTAAACGCAGCCCATATCCCATTGCACAGCTGCCTTTCTGCGGTCGCTGGCTATCAATAACGGGGAAAACTGAATCCCTAGCATGCGGTTTATGGGGTATTACAGTCCTAGTGCCAGTCCGCCTGGCAAATGCAACAATCTATATGGCATATATCTtctatatactatactatactatactatactatagCATATGAGCCACATAGACGAAAGTCAAGTGCGCAAACAAAGCGAGCATAAAAATGTGTGTGCCAGAGCAATTAGAAGAGCGGCCAGCGACCGCAGCAGattcaattgcatttaaataatttaagctTAACGCGGTTTTTTACCCAACTCTTTGCCATATGATGCAACGCAAACACATTCTGTTTACTCGCATCccattattataattttgccTGGCGTTGTTTTTATTCCTACTTTTTTTGCCGTGTCGCCTATGCATGAGCATAATTGCCAGGCcgtatatttaataaatattgacaAATATATTCagcattaattaaaataaaaataatttaatatgcCACCAGGCAAAAAAACGGCAAAGAAGCTAAagcttaaacaaaaaacagctTTCGAATTGAATTATTATCCATTTACCATGGCCATAATCTATTGGCCAGCTTAGAACTTTTTATGCGCATTTTTGTGTGATAATTTAGACTGTGGCAGCCAAAAGATATTTTATGCAGCTAGATGCTTAACCGAgctatttcattttaaatccGTAACTTTGAATGGTTCACTAGTTTTTCAGCGCATCAAACTGATTTATGGCGTGCACTTTTTCACTATAATGGACAGCTCTCAAATGCGAAATGAAGTGGTGtttgaataataaattgaTGCATTAGTTCGTCATCGACCTAATTATTGTGATAGCTCACTATAATACTCGATTATAGACCACTATATGGCAGCTGTTGAACTAGAATCTCTTTTTGGTCTTGAATAGTACGATGTGCTGAATTAAATTCGAATCCCATTTCAGGGGCGAGCTAGCATTGAGCACTTCAAGTGCACCGCGCCACGTGAGCCCATTTAAATTTGTCAACAAAGTAGCGGCATGGGTGCCACACCCCTTACGGCATCCCTCCCCTCGCCACACGCCCATGGTTATTGTTATATTCTTGTGGGGTTTTTGGGGGCCCACCGCTGTGCTACGTCACCATCATGGTTACGGGAAAATGTGTAACTGTCGGTGGCTGGGGAAAATGGGTGGCTCTGTTGTGCGGCCACAGCGGGAGCTTGCGAAAATGATAATGGTGCATGGGGGGGAAattggggggggggggcaaTCGGGGGGCATAAAcaatcgcacacacacacgtcgCACACCACGACGGTTGCAGAGCGAGTGTGCGTGGGCGTACACTCCATATAGATTCCGCATTGCTCATGATTTATAACTACAATTGCATGGCGAGATGGCGCAGCAAAATCACTGCCAAGCAGGGACAATTTTGTATCTACATAGGTATATCGCACGCCAGAGTTGCAATTCTCAATTGCAATTTTATGGTTGGTATGTTCTTACACAAACTATATACATACGCACACACCTTGCCTCGCCCACAGAGCAAGAAAATCTTCACCTGGTACGAGCAGGAGACCTCCACCAATGAGCTATTTAATGGCCGACTGCATCTGGTCGAGAACCATCCGGAATTTGGACGCGCCTCCGTCAATCTGACCGCCATCCGGGAATCGGACCAGGGCTGGTACCACTGCCAAGTTAGCTTCCCCAATCGCTCGCCCTCGGTCCGCAACAATGGCACCGCCTACCACCTGGCCGTCCAGGGTGGCTCCCTCATCCGCATTCCCCCAGTGAATCAGACCATCCAGGAGGGACAGACCGCCTTCTTCCATTGCGTTAAGAAGAATCCGGAGAACTCGCAGGCCTCGTGGTACAAGGACGGGGTGCTGCTGCAGGAGGTGCAGGATCTGGTGCGTAGATCCTACACGGGTCCCGATGGCAGCCTCAGCATCGATCCCACCATGATGAGCGACCTGGGCGAGTACGAGTGCAAGGTGCGCAACAGCGAGGGCGAACTGCAGACGGCCAAGGCCTTTCTCAACATACAATGTgggtatttaaaattaattgcaatttacatttatattgaTAATACCCTTTAATGTGGCATGCCCCAGATAAGGCCAAGGTGATTTACGCCCCGCCAGAGGTTTTCCTGCCGTACGGCCAGCCCGCCGTGCTCGACTGCCACTTCCGTGCGAATCCGCCGTTGAAGAATTTGCGCTGGGAGAAGGACGGCCTGCTCTTCGACTCGTACAATGTGCCCGGGGTGTTCTACAAGATGAACGGCAGCCTGTTCTTCGCCAAGGTGGACGAGAACCATGCCGGCAGCTACACTTGCACACCCTACAACGACCTCGGCACGGACGGACCATCGCCGGTCATCAGCGTGATTGTGCTCCGGCCGCCCATCTTCAGCGTCACGCCCAAGGCCATCTACATCCAGAAGCTGGGCGAGGCCGCCGAGCTGCCCTGCGAAGCCATCGACCGGGACGGAAACAATCGACCCTCCATTGTCTGGAGCAGGGTGAGTCCATATGGTCCACATTGTCCACATTGTCCATATTGTCCATATTGTCCATATTGTCCATATTGTCCATGTGCTCTCCGCACTGTCATTTTGCACTGCCTAAAATGGCGAAAGGCGGCTGAAAAATGGTAATGCCAAAAGGGGAGAGCGTGCAGTCTCACttgattgcatttttaattatgcataCGGACAGTACTACCTGTCCCCGTGCACAGCAAGAAAAAAGTGGTTACATGTGGCACATGTGGCCATGGCTATTATAAATGCACACCATCCAAGTTATATTCTCTGCCATTCCATTGGATTTGCTGCCattaaaaacttaacttaAGTGTATAGTTGCTACCATTTTCAGCTTATACATTTCCCAGTTGATACCCTATAAATAGCAGCAATTGATTATTTTCTTGCGATTTCCTTTGATTTTCCGGTGTAACTCCGATTTCGCCTCCGGTGCCCTGACACTCTGCACTCACTCTGCATCCGACCAATTTGCAGAAAGACGGGGAGCCGCTGCCGGCGGACAGGTTCAGTCTCAGCGGCGGCAATCTGACTATCACGGGATTGGTGGAGGGGGACCGTGGAATATACGAGTGCTCGGCGACCAACGAGGCGGCCACCATTACGGCGGAGGCCGAGCTCATGATTGAGAACATCGCGCCGCGGGCACCGTACAATCTCACGGCCAACAGCACGGAGACCTGCATCACCATACGCTGGCAGCCAGGTGAGAAAATGGGTGTAATTGGGTGTGGAAATGGACGCAGGCCAGATGCTCCGCACCGCATTCGATatggagtgtgtgtgtgtgtgtgtgtgtgtgtgggctcGCAGGGAAGCTTAGTGTGCAACCATCATGTGCCAACTGCATCACAGCTTGCATGTCAACTCGAGTCCTCAGTCCAGTTAACTCTTAAAGTATATAGCTTCTAAGCtcagtttgtttgtttattatgtACCCTGCCTCTTAGGTTACCTGCGCCCCAACTTGGAGTACACTGTGTGGTATCGACTCATGGAGGCGCCCGAATGGCGAACCCTTCGCGTGCTGGACAAGAAGGTGATGGAGGCGACAGTGCAGCATCTTCAGCCGGGAAAGGAGTACGAGTTCATGGTGCTCAGCCAGGACAAATACGGCGACGGCATGTTCAGCAAGCAGTTCCGCTTCCAAACGCTACGTAAGATTCTGTTTTATCCTCCGGggctaaaaatatttatgaacaAATCCTTTTTGTGCAGCCTCGCCCATTAGGGCGGATGACTTCGATgcccagcagctgcaacacGATCTGGGTCAGGTCACAGCCCCAGCCGGGGGACTGGGAGCGCCCTGGAATCTCACTGCCATTAGCAACCAGCAGGGCTGGCTGCTCCACTGGGAGCATCCCGTCCAGGGATTGGAGGGCCTGCGCCTGTACGCCGTTCGTTGGTGGAAGGAGCCGGAGCACTTCCTCATCGGCCACGCGGAGACCTTCGACAACTACTACCAGCTGCGCCACCTCAAGGAGGACACGCTGTTCAAGGTGCAGGTCATGGCGGTGGGCACCGAAATGCAGCAATCGGTGCCCAGCCACGAGCTCCTCATCGACGTGCCATCGCAGCGGAAAGTGCGTGCCCTGATCATCGGCAGTTCCGTGGGCGTCATCTTTCTGCTCTGCGCCCTGTGCGCTTTTTTATACGTGAAGCGGAGCTGCCTAAGGCACCTGTTCGCCAAGGATAGCTCCGCCGGCGAGGATGAGGACACCGCCGAGAGCGGTGACTGCGACAGCGACGAACAGGATCATCGGGAACGGGATCGGGACAGCATCAAGATACGACAGTCCACCTGAGGATTGCTCCAGATCCGCTGGCGATTTGACAGCAACCATGTTGGCCAGTGAAACTAAGCGACGATAGAGGAGGAAGTGGGAGGTTGTTCAACGTGCACCACCAGTTCGTGGAAATCTGACTTTTAATATACGTCTAGCTGCTATCTGTACCATAAACTCTACTAATTGTAACGCCAAACTAATCGCATTCGAGaaccaaataaaacaattaaataaatgaaacataCTTGAATGGTATTTCTGATATTGGGATCCGAATCATTGGGAATTTCTATGACCAATATTCTTCGGCTTCATTTCAAATAAACCGCCTTATGGGCACTACTTTTCGAAATAAGCTTTTTCGAAGTCGCCGTATGCTTATCTCTTTCGAAAACTTGCTTAAGTTGAAAGCTTTCGCGTTTGTGAGCTTTTCCGTTACGGATGGCTGGATTTGAATATTAGTCACCGCGGGATTTTTGAAAACGAGTTTGTTAACAGCCCCCGAAAACGGTGTGTCTGGCACGTTTTCCAGCCACTGACGCATTCGTTTATAGCCAGCTATCAAT
Proteins encoded:
- the LOC120457723 gene encoding protein borderless isoform X1, whose amino-acid sequence is MPAKRSRTFRQSGSALLSLLAIIFLMNISCTSGARDHRRPTNLEAKVGSHVVFNCNIDFPFDAPIPYLVHWSKDSKKIFTWYEQETSTNELFNGRLHLVENHPEFGRASVNLTAIRESDQGWYHCQVSFPNRSPSVRNNGTAYHLAVQGGSLIRIPPVNQTIQEGQTAFFHCVKKNPENSQASWYKDGVLLQEVQDLVRRSYTGPDGSLSIDPTMMSDLGEYECKVRNSEGELQTAKAFLNIQYKAKVIYAPPEVFLPYGQPAVLDCHFRANPPLKNLRWEKDGLLFDSYNVPGVFYKMNGSLFFAKVDENHAGSYTCTPYNDLGTDGPSPVISVIVLRPPIFSVTPKAIYIQKLGEAAELPCEAIDRDGNNRPSIVWSRKDGEPLPADRFSLSGGNLTITGLVEGDRGIYECSATNEAATITAEAELMIENIAPRAPYNLTANSTETCITIRWQPGYLRPNLEYTVWYRLMEAPEWRTLRVLDKKVMEATVQHLQPGKEYEFMVLSQDKYGDGMFSKQFRFQTLPSPIRADDFDAQQLQHDLGQVTAPAGGLGAPWNLTAISNQQGWLLHWEHPVQGLEGLRLYAVRWWKEPEHFLIGHAETFDNYYQLRHLKEDTLFKVQVMAVGTEMQQSVPSHELLIDVPSQRKVRALIIGSSVGVIFLLCALCAFLYVKRSCLRHLFAKDSSAGEDEDTAESGDCDSDEQDHRERDRDSIKIRQST
- the LOC120457723 gene encoding protein borderless isoform X2 is translated as MAGILLTTSKKIFTWYEQETSTNELFNGRLHLVENHPEFGRASVNLTAIRESDQGWYHCQVSFPNRSPSVRNNGTAYHLAVQGGSLIRIPPVNQTIQEGQTAFFHCVKKNPENSQASWYKDGVLLQEVQDLVRRSYTGPDGSLSIDPTMMSDLGEYECKVRNSEGELQTAKAFLNIQYKAKVIYAPPEVFLPYGQPAVLDCHFRANPPLKNLRWEKDGLLFDSYNVPGVFYKMNGSLFFAKVDENHAGSYTCTPYNDLGTDGPSPVISVIVLRPPIFSVTPKAIYIQKLGEAAELPCEAIDRDGNNRPSIVWSRKDGEPLPADRFSLSGGNLTITGLVEGDRGIYECSATNEAATITAEAELMIENIAPRAPYNLTANSTETCITIRWQPGYLRPNLEYTVWYRLMEAPEWRTLRVLDKKVMEATVQHLQPGKEYEFMVLSQDKYGDGMFSKQFRFQTLPSPIRADDFDAQQLQHDLGQVTAPAGGLGAPWNLTAISNQQGWLLHWEHPVQGLEGLRLYAVRWWKEPEHFLIGHAETFDNYYQLRHLKEDTLFKVQVMAVGTEMQQSVPSHELLIDVPSQRKVRALIIGSSVGVIFLLCALCAFLYVKRSCLRHLFAKDSSAGEDEDTAESGDCDSDEQDHRERDRDSIKIRQST